A DNA window from Nitrospira sp. contains the following coding sequences:
- a CDS encoding Restriction endonuclease (MaGe:77308550) yields MTAKTDFARKLARFVSELKGHISTGDGQWTVKGFIDIYKNVYTISADTKIVSKILEIHLFPKILNFAQTNGYKVVLAEHQNYYPDISFLKADDESVRFAVDFKTTYRNPRKPHICNGFTLGSHGEYFENRLSTKNIQFPYGSYAGHFCLGIIYDRTPSATIDETKAHQIDELQSIASVVRNFQFFVAEKWRIASDKGGSGNTANIGSINNIDDIINGRGMFHKLGEKWFDDYWMNYRKITIPSGKKGTKKISALREFVKYRKGDLSLVVGKRNGEE; encoded by the coding sequence ATGACTGCAAAGACTGATTTCGCACGAAAGCTAGCCCGCTTCGTTTCTGAGCTGAAAGGCCATATTAGCACAGGCGATGGTCAATGGACTGTCAAAGGGTTCATCGACATATATAAGAATGTGTACACCATCTCAGCGGACACAAAAATCGTGTCAAAGATTCTCGAGATTCACCTGTTCCCCAAAATTCTAAATTTTGCCCAGACGAACGGGTACAAGGTGGTATTGGCTGAACATCAAAATTACTATCCCGACATCTCATTTTTGAAAGCGGATGACGAGTCGGTTCGCTTCGCTGTTGATTTTAAAACAACATACAGAAACCCAAGGAAACCGCATATTTGCAATGGGTTCACGCTCGGATCTCACGGGGAGTATTTTGAGAACAGATTGAGCACGAAGAACATTCAATTCCCGTATGGCTCATATGCTGGGCACTTCTGCCTAGGAATAATTTATGATCGCACCCCAAGCGCAACGATAGATGAGACAAAAGCTCATCAAATCGATGAATTGCAGTCCATCGCCTCCGTCGTTCGTAACTTCCAGTTCTTTGTGGCTGAAAAATGGAGAATTGCGAGCGATAAGGGTGGCAGCGGGAACACCGCAAACATTGGTAGCATCAATAACATCGACGACATAATAAATGGTCGAGGGATGTTCCATAAACTAGGTGAAAAGTGGTTCGATGATTATTGGATGAACTATCGGAAGATAACAATTCCAAGCGGAAAGAAGGGCACAAAGAAAATCTCTGCTCTAAGAGAGTTTGTGAAATACCGAAAAGGCGATTTATCGTTGGTGGTTGGCAAGAGGAACGGTGAAGAGTGA
- a CDS encoding hypothetical protein (Evidence 5 : Unknown function; MaGe:77308553), whose amino-acid sequence MKISIKRIYEPAAKSDGFRVLVDRLWPRGVAKATAHIDLWLKEIAPSTELRQWFNHDPAKWDEFRRRYQTELKEKTTALATITEQAKTHPVTLLYGAKDEQHNEAVVLMDVLLKRKRRHAVEVVQHLRKRSATVSGKKIVEAVRRDRGRRK is encoded by the coding sequence ATGAAGATCTCGATCAAACGGATTTATGAACCGGCGGCTAAATCTGACGGATTCCGTGTGCTGGTTGATCGCCTCTGGCCGCGTGGCGTCGCGAAGGCGACGGCGCACATCGATCTCTGGCTGAAGGAGATTGCTCCATCGACCGAGCTGCGCCAATGGTTCAACCACGATCCCGCGAAGTGGGACGAATTCCGCCGCCGTTACCAAACTGAGTTAAAAGAAAAGACGACAGCCCTCGCCACGATCACCGAACAGGCCAAGACCCATCCCGTCACGCTGCTCTACGGAGCCAAGGACGAACAGCACAACGAGGCTGTTGTGCTGATGGATGTCCTGCTCAAGCGAAAACGTCGGCATGCCGTGGAGGTTGTGCAGCATTTGAGAAAGCGAAGTGCCACAGTGAGCGGGAAAAAGATTGTTGAGGCTGTGCGTCGGGATCGAGGACGACGAAAGTAG
- a CDS encoding hypothetical protein (Evidence 5 : Unknown function; MaGe:77308552), whose protein sequence is MSPAVFVGMDVSQACVDVAVRPGPAFQIAQDERGIAEAVEQLRTLQPTLIVLEATGGLEVPLTSALAAAGLPVVVINPRQVRDFARATGQLAKTDRLDAQILAWFAEAIRPPVRSVPDEQTQALATLVARRRQVIEMLTAEKNRLRLAARPIQKRVQAHVTWLEKELATTNTTLTTTIRESPVWREKEDVLRSVPGVGPVFTTTLFANLPELGALTRKEVAALAGVAPFPRDSGTLKGDAGPSGADAPMCGRPSTWPPWWQREAIRSSGHSISDCVRQGKRRSSRSRRACESCSPFSMRC, encoded by the coding sequence ATGAGTCCAGCGGTCTTTGTCGGCATGGATGTCTCGCAGGCCTGTGTCGATGTGGCGGTCCGTCCCGGGCCCGCCTTCCAGATTGCGCAGGATGAGCGAGGAATTGCGGAGGCGGTGGAGCAGTTACGCACGCTCCAGCCGACGTTGATTGTGCTTGAAGCGACGGGTGGCCTCGAAGTGCCCTTGACGAGCGCGCTGGCCGCCGCTGGGCTGCCGGTCGTGGTCATCAATCCTCGTCAGGTACGGGACTTTGCCCGGGCTACCGGACAGTTGGCGAAGACGGATCGGCTCGATGCCCAGATCCTCGCCTGGTTCGCTGAAGCCATTCGTCCACCCGTCCGTTCGGTCCCTGATGAACAGACGCAGGCGTTGGCCACGCTCGTCGCGCGTCGTCGGCAGGTGATCGAGATGCTCACGGCCGAAAAGAACCGACTCCGCCTCGCGGCCCGGCCCATCCAGAAACGGGTGCAGGCGCATGTGACCTGGCTGGAGAAAGAGCTCGCTACCACCAATACCACGCTCACGACGACCATCCGCGAGAGTCCGGTGTGGCGAGAGAAGGAAGATGTCTTGCGGAGTGTGCCCGGCGTAGGCCCGGTGTTCACCACAACGCTCTTCGCGAATCTCCCAGAGCTGGGTGCCTTGACACGCAAAGAAGTGGCGGCCTTAGCCGGCGTTGCGCCGTTTCCACGCGACAGTGGCACCCTGAAGGGGGATGCCGGGCCATCTGGGGCGGACGCGCCCATGTGCGGGAGGCCCTCTACATGGCCACCCTGGTGGCAACGCGAAGCAATCCGGTCATCCGGGCATTCTATCAGCGACTGTGTCAGGCAGGGAAAGCGAAGAAGCTCGCGCTCACGGCGTGCATGCGAAAGTTGCTCACCATTCTCAATGCGATGCTGA
- a CDS encoding hypothetical protein (Evidence 4 : Unknown function but conserved in other organisms; MaGe:77308559) gives MMDFEEASVVMSLLALAGIAVMADRPLEAACERVLEWFKPQ, from the coding sequence ATGATGGACTTTGAAGAAGCCAGTGTTGTGATGAGTCTGTTGGCGCTCGCCGGTATTGCGGTGATGGCGGATCGCCCGCTCGAAGCCGCCTGCGAACGTGTGCTGGAATGGTTCAAGCCTCAATAG
- a CDS encoding Putative 2,5-diketo-D-gluconic acid reductase (Evidence 3 : Putative function from multiple computational evidences; MaGe:77308554) produces MTLTSYNGISIPSFMYGTAWKKEATSQLVQQAVAEGFTAIDTANQLIHYQEALVGAALLEIAKQGVTRESLFLQTKFTSVNGQDHRTPYDANADLTTQVNQSFQSSLSHLHTDYLDSYVLHGPYGRRGLSEADWEVWAAIESFYESGKSKMIGISNVSAEQLALLCAKARHKPMVVQNRCYAAFGWDKEVRDLCREHRIIYQGFSLLTANREVFTEPDVRAMAAKYCTGLAQIVFRFSQQVGMLPITGTTNQQHMAEDLTSDQFTLTTDEVALLETIGQ; encoded by the coding sequence ATGACTCTGACATCATATAACGGAATCTCGATTCCTTCGTTCATGTACGGTACGGCCTGGAAGAAAGAGGCGACCAGCCAGTTGGTGCAACAAGCCGTCGCGGAAGGATTTACGGCCATCGATACGGCCAATCAACTCATTCACTATCAGGAGGCGCTGGTCGGCGCCGCGCTGCTGGAGATCGCGAAGCAGGGAGTAACGCGGGAATCGCTGTTCCTGCAGACAAAGTTCACATCGGTCAACGGGCAGGATCATCGGACGCCGTACGATGCGAACGCCGATCTGACGACGCAGGTCAATCAGTCTTTTCAGAGTTCCTTGTCGCATCTCCACACGGACTATCTGGATTCGTACGTACTGCATGGACCGTATGGTCGGCGCGGGTTGAGCGAGGCCGATTGGGAAGTCTGGGCCGCGATCGAGTCTTTTTATGAATCCGGCAAGAGCAAAATGATCGGTATCAGCAATGTGTCGGCGGAGCAGCTGGCATTGCTCTGTGCGAAGGCCAGGCATAAGCCGATGGTCGTGCAGAATCGCTGCTATGCCGCGTTCGGCTGGGACAAAGAGGTGCGGGATCTCTGCCGGGAACATCGGATCATCTATCAGGGCTTTTCACTGCTCACCGCCAATCGAGAGGTCTTTACGGAGCCGGATGTGCGGGCGATGGCGGCGAAGTATTGCACCGGCCTGGCGCAGATCGTCTTTCGCTTCTCGCAGCAGGTCGGCATGCTGCCGATCACGGGTACGACGAACCAACAGCACATGGCGGAAGATCTTACATCGGATCAATTCACGCTGACGACTGACGAGGTGGCGTTACTCGAAACCATCGGCCAGTAG
- a CDS encoding hypothetical protein (Evidence 5 : Unknown function; MaGe:77308551), with protein MAREGRCLAECARRRPGVHHNALRESPRAGCLDTQRSGGLSRRCAVSTRQWHPEGGCRAIWGGRAHVREALYMATLVATRSNPVIRAFYQRLCQAGKAKKLALTACMRKLLTILNAMLKSGTPWRVAVSQPT; from the coding sequence GTGGCGAGAGAAGGAAGATGTCTTGCGGAGTGTGCCCGGCGTAGGCCCGGTGTTCACCACAACGCTCTTCGCGAATCTCCCAGAGCTGGGTGCCTTGACACGCAAAGAAGTGGCGGCCTTAGCCGGCGTTGCGCCGTTTCCACGCGACAGTGGCACCCTGAAGGGGGATGCCGGGCCATCTGGGGCGGACGCGCCCATGTGCGGGAGGCCCTCTACATGGCCACCCTGGTGGCAACGCGAAGCAATCCGGTCATCCGGGCATTCTATCAGCGACTGTGTCAGGCAGGGAAAGCGAAGAAGCTCGCGCTCACGGCGTGCATGCGAAAGTTGCTCACCATTCTCAATGCGATGCTGAAGAGTGGGACGCCCTGGCGGGTGGCGGTCAGTCAGCCGACTTGA
- a CDS encoding hypothetical protein (Evidence 4 : Unknown function but conserved in other organisms; MaGe:77308562): MAGYRWTLDKPGVAGWYWFRGVAHEADPFIVEVDQAGQFQWPDGGYQEVALAKGEWAGPIHLPEDD; the protein is encoded by the coding sequence ATGGCGGGCTATCGGTGGACTCTCGACAAGCCGGGAGTGGCTGGATGGTATTGGTTTCGGGGAGTGGCGCACGAGGCCGATCCGTTTATCGTGGAAGTGGACCAGGCCGGACAGTTTCAGTGGCCTGATGGCGGGTATCAGGAAGTGGCGCTGGCCAAAGGGGAATGGGCGGGACCGATTCACCTGCCTGAAGACGACTGA
- a CDS encoding POTRA domain-containing protein (MaGe:77308556), whose protein sequence is MRYVCILSRFISLRAWLFPLLSLVCALTVLTVSTTALAAQDVAESDPLTIDTASIDGLIHTKQETILRLLPRPLPADYTPAELAEFERRIRNLSLFDHVQVTRDGQALTVTVQEKVTLVPILNFTSGSSMKDLNATVGMVEYNLFGTGTQLGGQFNYSQRGPNVELWLSQHAFEPDRWAKEIKGFYNVNGIRFAESASTWTRNRIGSELELRGPYSYGSPLRYEIVAEFYREQIEDLKGGRPQPVGYYVGLIPELTWDKYHWHDLVPSGYRIALELRPGFLFGANQQRHEAKLRYLQGIPLGSHTVFMINSVAEAVNNSGNPNHSLLIGSIAGIRGLSDNLYRNRAQAYTNLEFRHAIAAASRWAVQGVLFTDFGAFQSFKEDGTLQSWQGAINVGTGIRVIPTFLSNTLLRIDVGHLFSPDQNTLVQIGITQYF, encoded by the coding sequence ATGCGGTATGTGTGCATTCTGTCACGATTCATTTCTCTTCGCGCCTGGTTATTTCCCCTGTTGAGCCTCGTCTGTGCGCTTACTGTTTTGACCGTCTCAACGACCGCACTGGCCGCACAAGACGTTGCGGAAAGCGATCCCCTTACAATTGATACCGCAAGCATTGACGGACTGATTCATACCAAACAGGAAACTATTCTCCGACTATTGCCGCGGCCTTTGCCAGCTGACTATACCCCAGCTGAGCTGGCGGAATTTGAGCGGCGGATTCGCAACCTCAGTCTCTTCGATCACGTACAGGTCACGCGCGACGGCCAAGCCCTGACCGTGACTGTTCAGGAAAAAGTCACCTTGGTGCCGATCCTGAACTTTACCAGCGGCAGCAGCATGAAGGACCTGAACGCCACCGTCGGGATGGTGGAATACAACCTGTTCGGCACCGGCACACAACTTGGCGGCCAATTCAATTACAGCCAGCGCGGACCGAACGTCGAGCTCTGGCTGTCGCAACATGCCTTCGAGCCCGACCGGTGGGCGAAAGAGATCAAAGGCTTCTACAACGTCAATGGCATCCGGTTTGCCGAGTCAGCATCGACCTGGACCAGAAATCGTATTGGAAGCGAGTTAGAGCTGAGGGGGCCCTACAGCTACGGTTCGCCATTGCGGTATGAAATCGTCGCGGAATTCTACCGCGAGCAGATCGAAGACCTGAAAGGCGGCCGCCCTCAGCCGGTCGGATACTATGTGGGCCTGATCCCTGAACTGACCTGGGACAAGTATCACTGGCACGACCTGGTGCCGAGCGGGTATCGCATCGCATTGGAACTTCGACCCGGCTTCTTATTCGGCGCCAACCAGCAACGCCACGAAGCCAAGCTACGCTACCTTCAGGGCATCCCCCTGGGTTCACACACCGTCTTCATGATCAACAGCGTGGCGGAAGCGGTGAACAACAGCGGCAACCCGAATCATAGCCTCTTAATCGGCAGCATCGCCGGCATCCGAGGACTGTCCGACAATCTCTATCGCAACCGCGCGCAGGCCTATACCAACCTAGAATTCCGGCATGCCATTGCAGCGGCATCGCGCTGGGCGGTGCAAGGTGTCCTGTTCACCGACTTCGGCGCCTTTCAATCGTTCAAGGAGGATGGAACCCTCCAGAGCTGGCAGGGAGCCATCAATGTGGGAACCGGCATACGCGTCATCCCCACCTTTCTCTCCAACACACTCCTGCGGATCGATGTGGGCCATCTGTTCTCGCCGGACCAGAATACGCTGGTCCAGATCGGCATCACCCAGTACTTCTAA
- a CDS encoding hypothetical protein (Evidence 4 : Unknown function but conserved in other organisms; MaGe:77308558), translating to MDPKPDYTCFRVRMKYTGNDENKDYSKDAWNRNEVGIWYGAWSAEDFKSALTQSNPKRMLNDLPAQKLIVDWEVQSQTVKMVERFCNIRDIDWIYACFGEAIHFAKVQGPLQSEVNHDFSINGELWKYRKIVQKKVFPLPQLPDFYRLIPQAGRGNIFQTWGNNREALRILASCQDTNEVANTFKQMTDKERLDFLGPSEWESFCLGYLILEKEFLPTGLSVGRTLEGLDIVGRNSKTGHSILAQCKKDQTIEEIDQKFIEKVEPYGVKADAYYFAYGGLKQPFSSRVNEITGKMMESWIQSEPGKSYFANFFQSSSDSKNTQR from the coding sequence ATGGATCCAAAGCCGGACTACACCTGCTTTCGAGTTCGAATGAAGTACACTGGTAATGATGAGAATAAGGATTACAGCAAAGACGCATGGAACCGTAATGAAGTGGGGATTTGGTATGGGGCATGGTCTGCAGAAGATTTTAAATCAGCTCTCACTCAATCTAATCCCAAGAGGATGTTAAATGACTTGCCAGCTCAAAAACTCATTGTTGATTGGGAAGTCCAATCTCAAACAGTCAAGATGGTCGAGAGGTTTTGCAACATCAGGGATATCGACTGGATCTACGCATGCTTTGGCGAGGCTATCCATTTCGCTAAAGTTCAAGGGCCTCTACAATCTGAGGTAAACCATGATTTCAGTATAAACGGAGAGCTATGGAAGTACCGAAAAATAGTACAGAAAAAAGTTTTCCCGCTACCCCAACTTCCTGACTTCTATAGGCTTATCCCTCAAGCCGGCAGAGGTAATATTTTTCAAACCTGGGGTAACAATCGGGAAGCTCTTCGAATTTTAGCTAGCTGCCAAGATACGAATGAAGTAGCAAACACATTCAAACAGATGACGGACAAGGAAAGACTGGACTTCCTTGGCCCTAGTGAATGGGAGTCCTTTTGTCTAGGCTACTTGATACTTGAAAAAGAGTTTCTTCCGACTGGACTATCAGTCGGCCGAACCCTTGAGGGGCTTGATATCGTTGGACGAAATAGTAAGACGGGGCATTCAATACTCGCTCAATGCAAGAAAGATCAAACTATCGAGGAAATCGATCAAAAGTTTATTGAGAAGGTTGAACCCTACGGGGTAAAAGCTGATGCATACTACTTTGCCTACGGAGGCCTGAAACAACCCTTTTCTTCTCGGGTCAATGAGATTACGGGCAAGATGATGGAATCCTGGATACAATCCGAGCCGGGCAAATCCTATTTCGCCAACTTCTTTCAATCTAGTAGCGACTCCAAAAATACACAGCGATAA
- a CDS encoding hypothetical protein (Evidence 4 : Unknown function but conserved in other organisms; MaGe:77308557): MDSEETLPVVELSVTPQYSQANPWVIQAISGFLSAYFMEHPGFRVLRQTDEAASGMHVWTCEIPASLKVPRLLKRLQADIPPSKVVPPDEAAQAPARYVIDTII, from the coding sequence ATGGACAGCGAAGAGACACTTCCCGTCGTCGAATTGAGCGTCACACCCCAATACAGCCAGGCCAACCCCTGGGTGATTCAGGCGATCTCAGGATTCTTATCGGCGTATTTTATGGAGCACCCGGGATTCCGAGTGCTGCGACAGACCGATGAGGCCGCGTCTGGTATGCATGTGTGGACCTGTGAGATTCCCGCTTCGCTGAAAGTGCCCCGCCTGCTCAAACGGCTGCAAGCCGACATCCCGCCATCGAAAGTCGTACCGCCTGACGAAGCAGCCCAAGCCCCGGCTCGATATGTCATCGACACCATTATCTAA
- a CDS encoding ATP-dependent RNA helicase DeaD (MaGe:77308560), giving the protein MKSDHTEPPTAPSVHGFSPGFAALGLEGSLLATLDTLGYEEPTPIQRESIPPLLAGRDLLGQAATGTGKTASFALPMLQRLAHGTKQRPAALILVPTRELAIQVGEAVQRYGKELRISVLAVYGGQAIGPQLYALKRGVDVVVATPGRALDHIRRNTLQLKHVQMVVLDEADEMLDMGFADDLEAILTQTPAERQTALFSATMPPRIASIAHRHLKNPVEIKIAKEPVKPGAAPKVLQTAYVVNRPYKVAALIRVLDLAAPKSALVFCRTRLEVDELTAGLAGRDYRAEAIHGGMSQSQRDRVMGAFKSGQTQILVATDVAARGLDIPSVSHVVNYDLPSSPEVYVHRIGRTGRAGREGEAITIVEPREHRLLRNIEHLTKAKIIVAQVPSVADLRTKRIERTLTSIRELLASGDVEHFRSVVTVLAKDFELVDVAAAAVKLAHQAQGGNMEEQEIPSVQARVPDYARQDYARPGARRSSPMSADMSRGARSPREMPGRPGARATHGRTPNSARVYIGAGRAAGIRPADLVGAIANEARLGSAQIGGVEIEERFSLVEVPESMARDVIEALSRTRIKGQKVAVRLFRD; this is encoded by the coding sequence ATGAAATCCGATCACACTGAGCCGCCCACCGCCCCCTCCGTTCATGGCTTTTCTCCCGGCTTTGCCGCGCTCGGCCTCGAAGGCTCGCTGCTGGCGACGCTGGACACACTGGGGTATGAAGAGCCGACGCCGATTCAGCGAGAGTCGATTCCGCCGTTATTGGCCGGGCGCGACTTGCTGGGGCAGGCGGCGACCGGAACGGGAAAGACGGCGTCGTTCGCTCTGCCGATGCTGCAGCGGCTGGCCCATGGGACGAAACAGCGGCCCGCCGCGCTGATTCTGGTGCCGACGCGCGAGCTGGCGATTCAGGTTGGTGAAGCGGTGCAACGGTACGGCAAAGAACTGCGGATCTCAGTGCTGGCGGTCTATGGCGGCCAGGCGATCGGACCGCAACTGTATGCGCTCAAGCGCGGTGTGGATGTCGTCGTGGCGACGCCCGGCCGGGCGCTCGACCATATCCGGCGCAATACGCTGCAACTGAAGCATGTGCAGATGGTGGTGCTGGACGAAGCGGACGAAATGCTGGACATGGGGTTTGCCGACGATCTGGAGGCGATTCTGACGCAGACGCCGGCAGAGCGGCAGACCGCGCTATTCTCCGCCACGATGCCGCCGCGCATCGCGTCGATTGCCCATCGGCATCTCAAGAATCCGGTCGAGATCAAGATTGCCAAGGAACCGGTCAAGCCCGGCGCCGCGCCGAAGGTGTTGCAGACTGCCTATGTGGTGAACCGGCCCTACAAAGTAGCGGCGCTGATTCGGGTGTTGGATCTGGCGGCGCCGAAGTCGGCGCTGGTGTTTTGCCGGACTCGATTGGAAGTCGATGAATTGACCGCCGGTCTCGCGGGGCGGGACTATCGCGCCGAAGCCATTCATGGCGGCATGAGCCAGTCGCAACGCGACCGGGTGATGGGCGCGTTTAAGTCGGGGCAAACGCAGATTCTGGTGGCGACGGATGTCGCCGCGCGCGGGCTGGATATTCCGAGCGTGTCGCATGTGGTGAATTACGACTTGCCGTCGTCCCCTGAGGTGTATGTGCATCGAATCGGCCGCACGGGCCGGGCCGGCCGCGAAGGAGAAGCCATCACCATCGTTGAACCGCGCGAGCATCGGCTGCTCCGGAATATCGAGCATCTGACCAAGGCCAAGATCATTGTCGCGCAAGTGCCCTCTGTGGCCGATCTGCGAACGAAGCGGATCGAACGGACGCTCACGTCGATTCGCGAGTTGCTGGCGTCCGGCGATGTGGAACATTTCAGATCGGTTGTGACGGTGCTGGCGAAGGATTTTGAATTGGTCGATGTGGCGGCCGCGGCGGTAAAGCTGGCGCATCAGGCGCAAGGCGGCAATATGGAAGAACAGGAAATTCCCTCCGTACAAGCCAGAGTGCCGGACTATGCCCGCCAAGACTATGCCCGCCCGGGCGCGCGCCGTTCGTCGCCGATGTCCGCTGACATGTCTCGTGGCGCTCGTTCTCCCAGAGAGATGCCGGGACGGCCTGGCGCGCGCGCGACCCATGGCCGAACACCGAATTCAGCCCGTGTCTATATCGGGGCGGGACGCGCCGCCGGTATCAGGCCGGCCGATTTGGTCGGCGCCATTGCCAACGAAGCCAGGCTGGGGTCCGCGCAGATCGGCGGCGTTGAAATCGAAGAACGGTTTTCGCTCGTGGAAGTTCCCGAATCCATGGCGCGCGACGTGATCGAGGCATTGAGCCGTACCAGGATTAAGGGGCAGAAGGTGGCGGTCAGGTTGTTCCGGGATTAG
- a CDS encoding conserved exported protein of unknown function (Evidence 4 : Unknown function but conserved in other organisms; MaGe:77308555), translated as MYRRIMPHLFIISWFALAACLWATGDLVVDLAFETPDVTASAEATAEEPDNAAEHLLMPSAQADRLTTDTFTATPVTDFAASSLTNAIPDTATPRVSSTPYYPLRDKPVSFSVPLRI; from the coding sequence ATGTATCGCCGAATCATGCCTCATCTTTTCATCATCAGCTGGTTCGCGCTGGCGGCTTGCCTCTGGGCCACGGGCGATCTGGTCGTCGATCTGGCGTTTGAAACGCCGGATGTCACGGCCAGTGCCGAGGCCACGGCAGAAGAACCGGATAATGCCGCCGAACATCTGCTCATGCCATCCGCGCAAGCAGACCGGCTCACCACAGACACATTCACAGCCACGCCAGTCACCGACTTCGCTGCGTCCTCACTTACTAACGCAATACCGGATACGGCAACGCCAAGAGTCTCATCCACTCCTTACTATCCTCTTAGAGACAAACCCGTTTCCTTTTCAGTTCCTCTTCGCATCTAG
- a CDS encoding Inorganic pyrophosphatase (MaGe:77308561) yields MGRSGMDPIQRLMGLMFKAHPWHGVSIGDKAPDVVTTYIEIVPTDTVKYEVDKDSGFLKVDRPQRFSNFCPVYYGLIPQTYCGEKVAGLFGKRAKRKNMVGDGDPLDICVLTEKTIAHSDILLTAIPIGGFSMADGGEADDKIIAVMKDDAAYGDFKDIGDCPIALIDRLQHYFLTYKMAPGSVQHKVEITSVYGRDEAMKVILASHADYRKKFPELESLWPKHMSV; encoded by the coding sequence ATGGGGCGTTCGGGAATGGATCCAATTCAGCGGTTGATGGGGTTGATGTTCAAGGCGCATCCCTGGCATGGGGTGTCGATCGGAGACAAGGCTCCGGATGTCGTGACGACGTACATTGAAATCGTGCCGACCGATACGGTGAAATACGAAGTCGATAAAGACAGCGGCTTTTTAAAAGTGGACCGTCCGCAGCGGTTTTCAAATTTTTGCCCCGTGTACTATGGACTCATTCCGCAAACCTATTGCGGCGAAAAAGTGGCCGGCCTGTTCGGGAAGCGGGCGAAGCGCAAGAATATGGTCGGCGACGGCGATCCGCTGGACATTTGCGTGCTCACGGAAAAGACGATTGCCCACAGCGATATTTTGCTCACGGCGATTCCCATCGGGGGATTCAGCATGGCCGATGGCGGCGAGGCGGACGACAAGATTATCGCGGTGATGAAGGACGATGCGGCCTACGGCGATTTCAAGGATATCGGCGACTGTCCGATTGCGCTGATCGACCGGTTGCAGCATTACTTCTTGACCTACAAAATGGCGCCGGGGTCGGTGCAGCACAAAGTTGAAATCACGAGTGTGTATGGGCGCGACGAGGCCATGAAAGTGATTCTGGCCAGTCATGCCGATTATCGCAAAAAGTTTCCCGAGCTTGAGTCGTTGTGGCCCAAGCATATGTCAGTCTAA